The Solenopsis invicta isolate M01_SB chromosome 12, UNIL_Sinv_3.0, whole genome shotgun sequence genome window below encodes:
- the LOC105195464 gene encoding putative aldehyde dehydrogenase family 7 member A1 homolog, translating into MAQLVNKERLTMSRLLLRKSRNVSQFQMTRHLVTDPKYGFLKQLGINIENPGLYDGKWGGSGKLVESISPATGKVIAKVRESTPQEACNAVTEARKAWPKWASIPMPARGDIVRQIGDELRKNLEPLGRLVSLEMGKILPEGIGEVQEFIDICDYAVGLSRTLSGTVFPSERKSHTLLETWNPLGVVGVISAFNFPIAVYGWNSAIALVCGNTIVWKEASSTPLVAIATTRIMASVLERNGIPGSVASLITGGPDIGETLVNDKRVPLVSFTGSTNVGRQVALKVQQRFGRSLLELGGNNALIVAEDADLEMAVRAAVFSCVGTAGQRCTTTRRLILHKKIKDEFLGKLKTAYKSILERVGDPLDDGVLYGPMHNQAAVDAYKAAIQKAVEAGGTIEFGGKQIERPGFYVEPTIISGLPAGAEVVQQETFAPIVYILEANSFEEAIDLNNGVEQGLSSSLFTRSIQNVFQWIGPHGSDCGIVNVNIGTSGAEIGGAFGGEKATGGGRESGSDAWKHYMRRGTVTVNYGNELPLAQGIKFE; encoded by the exons ATGGCTCAACTAGTCAATAAGGAGCGACTGACAATGTCACGTTTATTGTTGAGAAAAAGTCGCAACGTTTCCCAATTCCAGATGACGAGACACTTAGTGACTGATCCAAAGTAtggatttttaaaacaattaggtATCAATATCGAAAATCCTGGTCTCTACGACGGAAAGTGGGGTGGATCTGGCAAG TTGGTAGAGTCGATATCGCCGGCGACCGGCAAAGTGATAGCGAAGGTCCGCGAGTCCACACCGCAAGAAGCTTGCAATGCTGTAACGGAAGCACGTAAAGCGTGGCCAAAATGGGCATCTATTCCGATGCCAGCCAGGGGCGATATCGTACGTCAGATTGGGGATGAGCTCAGGAAAAATTTGGAGCCATTAGGACGCTTAGTATCCTTGGAAATGG GAAAGATATTGCCGGAGGGTATAGGCGAGGTCCAGGAGTTCATCGACATATGCGATTACGCAGTCGGCTTGTCGCGGACGTTATCCGGTACTGTATTCCCGTCGGAGAGAAAGAGCCACACGCTCTTAGAGACGTGGAATCCCTTAGGCGTAGTTGGTGTTATCTCCGCGTTCAATTTTCCCATAgcg GTATACGGCTGGAACAGTGCTATCGCTTTGGTTTGTGGTAACACCATCGTCTGGAAAGAGGCGTCAAGTACACCTCTAGTAGCTATCGCGACCACCAGGATAATGGCGAGTGTCTTGGAACGTAATGGTATCCCAGGCTCCGTTGCATCCTTGATCACAGGTGGACCGGATATCGGGGAGACTCTGGTGAACGACAAACG GGTACCTCTCGTTTCGTTCACTGGAAGCACGAACGTAGGAAGACAAGTAGCTCTCAAGGTTCAGCAAAGATTTGGAAGATCTCTGCTGGAGCTTGGCGGTAACAATGCATTAATAG TCGCAGAGGATGCCGATTTAGAAATGGCAGTGAGGGCAGCGGTCTTTTCATGCGTTGGGACAGCTGGACAAAGGTGTACCACCACCAGGAGATTAATATTGCACAAGAAAATAAAGGACGAATTCCTAG GGAAACTGAAAACGGCATATAAGAGCATATTAGAAAGAGTCGGAGACCCGTTGGATGACGGTGTCCTATACGGACCGATGCACAATCAAGCAGCGGTCGATGCATACAAG GCTGCAATTCAGAAGGCTGTGGAAGCCGGTGGCACGATAGAATTCGGTGGAAAGCAAATAGAGCGACCCGGTTTTTATGTTGAGCCGACGATCATCTCGGGTTTACCCGCTGGTGCAGAGGTGGTACAACAGGAAACTTTCGCCCCAATCGTTTACATCCTAGAGGCAAACTCTTTTGAGGAAGCTATCGATCTTAACAACGGCGTGGAGCAAGGACTGAGCAGTAGTCTCTTTACTAGAAGTATCCAAAATGTATTTCAG TGGATCGGTCCACACGGATCAGATTGCGGAATAGTTAACGTCAACATCGGCACCAGCGGCGCCGAGATAGGCGGTGCGTTTGGTGGTGAAAAGGCCACAGGCGGAGGTCGCGAGAGTGGAAGCGACGCCTGGAAACACTATATGCGGCGTGGCACCGTTACGGTCAATTATGGAAACGAGCTACCTCTGGCTCAAGGCATCAAGttcgaataa
- the LOC105195463 gene encoding SOSS complex subunit C homolog, translated as MAFSQPNSRELQNRKILEELQLKKQMLLKQGVAPSLNTSLGVSSTGSASNISGQSNDGIAMSASQRAALHNAHAASFGYFVTQDSSFGNLILPVLPRFDNK; from the exons ATGGCTTTTTCACAACCAAACTCCAGAG aatTGCAGAATAGAAAAATCTTGGAGGAGCTGCAGCTGAAAAAGCAGATGTTACTGAAGCAAGGGGTTGCGCCAAGCTTAAACACGTCGCTGGGAGTCTCGTCAACTGGCTCTGCATCAAATATA AGTGGACAGTCTAACGATGGTATAGCGATGAGTGCCTCCCAAAGAGCAGCATTGCACAATGCACATGCCGCTTCGTTTGGTTACTTTGTTACCCAGGATTCTTCCTTTGGAAATCTGATATTACCAGTTCTGCCTAGATTTGACAATAAATAA
- the LOC105195439 gene encoding rRNA N6-adenosine-methyltransferase METTL5, with protein sequence MAGLRLRQLEEYLQQLDVFENPKVSLEQYATSAHIASHLLYTAQTHFDDIKDKSVADLGSGCGTLSLGAKMLGAEYVVGFEIDSDAVDIHYRNCSDIELFVEIVQCDVLQYLPGKFEKYFDTVIMNPPFGTKNNAGIDMKFLEMAIRLSSNAVYSLHKSSTRDYVLSKATQLGATGTVIAELRYDLPKAYKFHRKASVDIQVDFIRFELKR encoded by the exons ATGGCTGGACTTCGACTTCGTCAATTAGAGGAATATCTGCAGCAATTGGACGTGTTTGAAAATCCAAAAGTCTCGCTTGAGCAATATGCCACCAGTGCACATATCGCGTCGCATTTGTTGTACACTGCACAGACGCACTTTGAcgatataaaagataaaagcgTGGCAGATTTAGGCTCTGGATGTGGCACATTGTCATTGGGCGCCAAAATGCTTGGTGCTGAATATGTAGTTGGATTTGAGATAGATTCTGACGCAGTTGATATTCATTACAGAAATTGCAGTGACATAGAACTCTTCGTCGAGATTGTGCAGTGCGACGTACTACAATATTTACCAg gaaaatttgaaaaatactttgATACTGTTATAATGAATCCACCTTTCGGCACCAAAAACAATGCCGGCATCGACATGAAGTTTTTGGAGATGGCAATCAGGCTTTCGTCCAATGCGGTTTATTCTCTGCATAAAAGCAGCACGCGGGATTATGTCTTATCGAAGGCGACGCAGCTTGGTGCGACAGGAACGGTGATAGCCGAACTCAGATATGACTTGCCAAAGGCTTACAAATTTCACAGAAAAGCGTCCGTCGATATTCAGGTGGATTTTATACGATTTGAATTAAAGCGctga
- the LOC105195441 gene encoding exportin-6-B: MDDDVAALQNLEQLMTEFFCTETTNERKRTIERSFQEFAGQIDSWKPCLHFLSSTSNHYVSMFALSTLETTISRRWPILPWEDRALTRSTLYTLSLERDVASFVRNKVVKLVVDIARHDWPHFYPDFYSNILQLLSHKHTRLLGLVYLRTASEELATPREDLPMHRKSELFRLLSAQVPLTLDTLMVLLKETTKLQSRSGTVTPPPSPTSGQSLAPVRAMLDVEGLATGTSEVCTATLEVLAHLFSWIDVPSNVSTNLLDAIFSCAKYHDAMNGKQIEMAVQALTTINELLYRPLCSPDATDTLLLEIFQNGIGLFQLMERLDSVEESYLEKMTEFLQLFITNHMKRMESSSKFPVNTLLEVLCHHTFQQASTVNGYLRCLDVWTTLLESTQSRYSAVALALAERILQKMSFKLNARVLRDLDTESLDENEETEWQHFLRCNIECLAKIADISPIPIFTLLYRSWREGLIVFGELGAAVANGRVILLNDAEASNVHAHLRDLASTTQALTRLYSLFIGDQTNVDQGLAEEVVSQTLEACMFARDNQLYKAAIQPAAIVIDLIEVHSQFLAALQAWCHWIARRPEKVKETLCQRCIDSCIWATTYTASCDHPPPSNLIHSAIHLFQSITAILKPILWDQPTFRNLISMGMYPYLKSDTIKVLRRALINGIILPPGDAATRQRLLGTMILALSAPLGIQGQPVPSEATISITIMPLTQLLEDCTSSSTTIKKLLHSCLESIINRTLELLSCVIRCQSICELLLGFLHSAFSVLQQQLGPEFMQNAVQGMLQLYTRENISAGPALDQLLEILILVVSAPSNAFKAFVPSVTNLCLGQVWPAVGNNLSAHPDTTLVLLKLFHSILMHRWQYFYNTSVLRTLGHPEEDEPVEHKEELVAILEAFGQALLQSDVNIFRQSLQSLEQLNIRWRLYQRAVFKVHLLERFLMALFTVLFQQSHNLLADEIAAAIHSLASVNIGWFFGHFLPTFLATCEGVDDMQRATLLGNFDKSTDQPTLTRSVLQLISDLRCYQLCRPG; encoded by the exons ATG GACGACGATGTGGCCGCGCTGCAGAATCTGGAACAGCTTATGACGGAGTTCTTCTGCACGGAGACGACGAACGAGAGGAAACGCACGATAGAACGCAGCTTTCAGGAGTTCGCCGGACAGATTGATTCCTGGAAACCATGTCTACACTTCTTGTCCTCCACGAGCAACCACTACGTCAGTATGTTCGCTCTGTCCACTCTGGAG ACGACCATCAGCAGGCGATGGCCCATTCTTCCGTGGGAAGATAGAGCTCTCACAAGATCCACTTTGTACACCCTCTCGCTAGAGAGAGACGTCGCATCTTTCGTGAGGAACAAAGTAGTGAAATTGGTAGTGGATATAGCGAGACACGACTGGCCACATTTCTATCCAGATTTTTACTCCAACATTTTACAG TTACTAAGTCACAAACACACAAGACTGCTGGGACTCGTGTATTTGAGAACAGCTTCAGAGGAACTAGCTACACCAAGGGAGGATTTACCAATGCACAGAAAAAGTGAACTGTTTAGGCTGTTAAGTGCACAAGTGCCTCTGACTTTGGATACACTTATGG TTCTTTTGAAAGAAACTACAAAATTGCAAAGCCGTTCTGGAACTGTGACGCCACCTCCATCACCTACCAGTGGACAAAGTCTTGCACCTGTACGAGCAATGCTGGACGTCGAGGGATTAGCGACCGGTACCAGTGAAGTCTGCACGGCTACACTTGAAGTTTTGGCGCATCTGTTTAGCTGGATAGACGTGCCGAGCAACGTATCCACTAACTTATTAGATGCCATATTTTCATGTGCCAAGTACCACGATGCGATG AATGGCAAGCAGATTGAGATGGCCGTTCAAGCTTTGACTACAATCAATGAGCTTTTGTACAGACCGCTCTGCTCGCCCGACGCGACTGACACGTTGTTACTGGAGATATTTCAAAATGGCATTGGATTATTCCAGTTAATGGAACGTTTAGACTCGGTAGAGGAGAG CTACTTGGAGAAAATGACAgagtttttgcaattatttataacaaatcacATGAAGAGGATGGAGTCAAGCTCCAAGTTTCCAGTAAATACGTTATTGGAAGTATTATGCCATCATACATTCCAGCAAGCGTCTACTGTAAACGGATATCTGCGTTGTCTAGACGTTTGGACCACTCTGTTGGAGAGCACTCAGTCGCGATACTCTGCTGTCGCCTTAGCCCTCGCCGAAcggattttacaaaaaatgagtTTTAAACTCAACGCTCGGGTGTTGAGAGATCTCGACACGGAAAGCTTGGacgaaaat GAAGAAACAGAGTGGCAGCATTTTCTGAGATGTAATATAGAATGCTTAGCAAAGATCGCTGACATCTCACCTATTCCAATATTTACGCTATTG tatcgTTCGTGGAGAGAGGGATTAATCGTTTTCGGTGAATTAGGCGCGGCAGTCGCCAATGGTCGAGTTATTTTGTTAAATGATGCAGAGGCATCAAATGTACATGCACATCTGAGAGATCTTGCGTCGACTACGCAAGCTTTAACTAGGCTGTATTCTCTTTTTATCG GAGATCAAACAAATGTCGATCAAGGCTTAGCCGAGGAAGTTGTGTCACAAACTTTGGAAGCGTGTATGTTTGCGAGAGATAATCAATTGTACAAAGCGGCGATTCAACCAGCCGCTATAGTAATAGATCTCATAGAAGT ACATTCACAGTTTTTGGCTGCTCTTCAAGCATGGTGTCATTGGATAGCTAGAAGACCGGAGAAAGTTAAAGAAACGCTTTGTCAGCGTTGCATCGATTCATGTATTTGGGCAACGACGTACACCGCGTCATGTGATCATCCACCTCCTTCCAATCTCATCCACTCTGCCATTCATCTTTTTCAAAGTATCACCGCCATTTTGAAACCCATCTTGTGGGACCAACCGACTTTTAGGAATCTCATTTCTATGGGCATGTATCCGTACTTGAAATCAGATACGATCAAAGTTCTACGTAGGGCCTTGATCAATGGAATTATCTTACCACCGGGTGACGCAGCAACGAGGCAAAGATTGTTAG GTACTATGATATTAGCTCTGTCAGCACCTCTCGGAATCCAAGGGCAACCAGTGCCTTCAGAAGCAACAATTTCAATTACAATAATGCCATTGACTCAGCTATTAGAAGATTGTACATCATCGTCTACGACTATAAAAAAGTTGTTGCACTCGTGTCTAGAATCAATCATAAACAGGACATTAGAATTATTGTCTTGTGTGATAAGGTgccagagtatatgcgagttgTTACTTGGCTTCCTACACTCAGCATTTTCAGTATTACAACAACAATTGGGTCCTGAATTTATGCAAAACGCAGTTCAAGGCATGCTGCAACTCTATACCAG GGAAAATATTTCTGCTGGCCCTGCGTTAGATCAGTTACTGGAAATTTTAATACTCGTCGTATCAGCACCTAGTAATGCATTTAAGGCATTTGTCCCTTCAGTAACGAATTTATGTTTGGGTCAAGTATGGCCTGCTGTTGGAAACAACCTAAGTGCCCACCCGGATACGACATTAGTTTTATTGAAACTCTTTCACag TATTCTTATGCATCGATGGCAGTATTTCTATAATACTTCGGTATTGCGAACTCTCGGACATCCTGAAGAAGACGAACCTGTCGAGCACAAAGAGGAATTAGTAGCAATTTTGGAGGCTTTTGGTCAAGCTCTGCTTCAGTCAGACGTCAATATATTCCGACAGAGCTTGCAAAGCCTCGAACAGTTAAATATCAGATGGCGACTTTATCAACGGGCCGTATTTAAGGTTCATCTTCTGGAGAGATTTCTGATGGCGTTGTTCACAGTTTTATTTCAACA GTCCCATAACTTGTTAGCAGATGAGATAGCTGCAGCTATTCATAGTCTAGCATCTGTTAACATAGGGTGGTTTTTTGGCCATTTTTTGCCAACGTTCTTGGCAACTTGTGAAGGTGTAGACGATATGCAGAGAGCCACCTTGTTAGGAAACTTTGACAAATCTACA gaCCAGCCAACTTTGACCAGATCAGTACTCCAGCTCATTTCAGATTTAAGGTGTTACCAGCTGTGTAGACCGGGTTGA
- the LOC120359294 gene encoding lissencephaly-1 homolog: MKMVLSQRQREELNKAIADYLSTNGYQDALEAFKKEADMPGEVERKYGGLLEKKWTSVIRLQKKVMELESKLSEAEKEFIEGAPTRGKRSPSEWIPRPPEKFCLSGHRAPINRVIFHPVFSLIVSASEDATIKVWDFESGDFERTLKGHTDSVQDIAFDTSGKLLASCSADMSIKLWDFHQSFACVKTMHGHDHNVNSVAFMPQGDFVVSASRDKTIKIWEVATGYCVKTLTGHREWVRMARVSPCGELIASCSNDQTVRVWHVATKETKVEFREHEHVVECIAWAPDNARASINAAAGADNKGAHEGPFLASGSRDKMIRVWDVGAGVCLFTLVGHDNWVRCIVFHPGGKFIVSASDDKTLRVWDTRNKRVMKTLEAHLHFCTSVDFHKNHPYVVTGSVDQTVKIWECR, from the exons ATGAAAATGGTGCTGTCTCAACGTCAGAGGGAGGAGTT AAATAAGGCGATCGCGGATTACCTTAGCACGAACGGCTATCAAGATGCACTGGAGGCATTTAAGAAAGAAGCCGATATGCCGGGAGAGGTGGAGAGGAAGTACGGAGGCCTCTTGGAGAAGAAGTGGACCTCGGTCATACGGTTGCAAAAGAAG GTAATGGAATTGGAGTCTAAACTCTCCGAGGCGGAGAAGGAGTTCATAGAAGGTGCGCCAACGCGTGGCAAGAGATCGCCGTCCGAATGGATACCGAGGCCGCCAGAGAAGTTCTGTCTATCCGGACATAGAGCCCCTATTAATAGAGTTATTTTTCACCCGGTTTTTAGTCTTATAGTATCCGCCAGCGAAGATGCTACCATTAAG GTATGGGACTTTGAAAGCGGCGACTTCGAGAGAACGTTGAAGGGCCACACTGACAGCGTGCAGGATATCGCATTCGACACCTCGGGCAAGCTGCTCGCCTCCTGCAGTGCAGACATGTCCATCAAGCTGTGGGATTTCCATCAGTCGTTCGCTTGCGTCAAGACCATGCACGGTCACGATCACAATGTCAACTCGGTTGCGTTTATGCCGCAGGGTGATTTCGTAGTAAGCGCCTCCAGGGATAAGACCATCAAGATCTGGGAAGTGGCAACGGGCTACTGTGTGAAAACACTTACGGGACACAGGGAATGGGTGAGAATGGCGCGAGTCAGCCCGTGTGGTGAACTCATTGCCAGCTGCTCGAACGATCAGACTGTTCGAGTGTGGCACGTTGCGACGAAGGAGACGAAG GTCGAGTTCAGGGAACATGAACATGTGGTAGAATGCATCGCATGGGCACCGGACAACGCGAGGGCGTCGATCAACGCGGCTGCCGGAGCGGACAACAAGGGCGCGCACGAAGGGCCCTTCCTCGCTTCCGGCTCACGGGACAAGATGATCCGCGTGTGGGACGTCGGCGCCGGAGTGTGCCTCTTCACTCTCGTCGGACACGACAATTGGGTGCGATGCATCGTCTTCCATCCTGGCGGCAAGTTTATCGTCAGCGCGTCCGACGATAAAACGCTGCGAGTCTGGGACACGCGCAATAAGCGAGTGATGAAGACCCTCGAAGCGCACCTTCACTTCTGCACTTCTGTCG ATTTCCACAAGAACCATCCTTACGTGGTCACCGGGAGCGTCGATCAAACGGTGAAGATTTGGGAGTGCCGCTAG